The genomic region ATTGGGCTTATGGCTTGAGTCTGAACGACTGCTGCACCCCGTCATCAACGAGATAGGCGTGAGCACGCAAAACGCCGTAGTGAAGGAAGAGAAGAATGTGCGTATTGACAATGCTCCTTATGGCAAGATAATGTACCGCACGGGTATCAACCCCTATCTCTTTAAGAAGCACCCTTACGCCGAGTCGGTGATTGGGAAGATTGAGCACTTAGACGCTGCCAAGCTCAATGAGTTTATCGCCTTTAAGAAGAAGTTTTACAATCCTAACAATGCTACACTGGTGGTAACAGGCGACTTTGACAAGGCGCAAGCTAAGCAGTGGATTGAAGGCTACTTTGCCAATATACCCAATACAGGGGCAAAGATCGTGCGCCATAAGGTAGTGGAAGACCCTATCACCCAAACGATAAAGGTAACGGAGTACGACCCTAACATACAGATACCCGTGAAGCTCTACGCCTATCGCACCCCTGCAATGACAGAGCGCGATGCGTATGTGTTGGAGCTCATTGCCTCTATCCTCACCGATGGCAAGAGTTCACGCCTCTACAAGAAGCTCGTAGACGATAAGAAGATGGCAATGCAAGTGCTTGCCTTCTCTGACTCGCAAGAGGACTATGGTTGTTACATTATGGGGGTATTGCCAATGCCTGGGGTAACCCTTGAGCAGGTAGGCAAAGAGATGGACGAGGAGATAGAAAAGCTACAGAACCAGCTCATCTCACAACGCGAGTTTGAGAAGCTACAAAACCAAATAGAGAACCAATATGTGAACCAAAATGCCAATATGGAAGGCATTGCGCTTTCGCTGGCGGATAACTACACCTTCCATAAGGATACGAACCGCATCAACAAGTCGATAGATACCTATCGCTCTATCACCCGTGAGGATATACAGCGTGTGGCAAAGCAGTACCTGAATAAGAACCAACGCTTAGACCTCGACTATTTACCCAAAACCGATAACCCTAAAAAGTAGCAGCTATGAGACGTATACAATTGATATTCACGATATTATTTACAACGATTGCAACAATGGCAACAGCGCAGATAGATAGAAGCAAGCAACCCCAATCGGGACCTACCCCCAGCATCAACTTAGGCGAACCCAAGACCTATAAACTCCCCAACGGACTCACGCTCCTTGTAGTGGAGAACCATAAGCTACCACGCGTAGCTGTGCAACTCACCCTTGACGAACTGCCTGTATTGGAGGGCGATAAGGCAGGGATAAGTCAGTTGATTTCGTATATGTTGGGCAATGGCACCACTACTATCCCCAAGGATAAGTTCAATGAGGAGATAGACTACCTCGCTGCTTATGTAACACTCTCGCCAGACGGGGGCTATATGCAGTCGCTATCGAAGTACTTTCCGCGCGTACTAGAGCTAATGGCAGATGCAGCTTTGCACCCTATGTTCACT from Capnocytophaga haemolytica harbors:
- a CDS encoding M16 family metallopeptidase, encoding MAQEVVFEEYDLKNGMHVILHQDNRAPVVAVGVMYHVGAKDEDRNRTGFAHFFEHLLFEGSEYIPRGKWFDIVSSNGGQNNAFTTQDKTYYYEVLPSNKLQLGLWLESERLLHPVINEIGVSTQNAVVKEEKNVRIDNAPYGKIMYRTGINPYLFKKHPYAESVIGKIEHLDAAKLNEFIAFKKKFYNPNNATLVVTGDFDKAQAKQWIEGYFANIPNTGAKIVRHKVVEDPITQTIKVTEYDPNIQIPVKLYAYRTPAMTERDAYVLELIASILTDGKSSRLYKKLVDDKKMAMQVLAFSDSQEDYGCYIMGVLPMPGVTLEQVGKEMDEEIEKLQNQLISQREFEKLQNQIENQYVNQNANMEGIALSLADNYTFHKDTNRINKSIDTYRSITREDIQRVAKQYLNKNQRLDLDYLPKTDNPKK